From Flaviflexus ciconiae:
CGGATGACTACGTGACAAAACCATTCAGTCCGCGAGAACTTGCGTTGAGAGCACAAGCCATTGTGCGTCGGTCCAATTCGCGATCTGATCACGACTTTGTGGAGTACGGTTCACTTCTAATTGACCGCACGAGATTGGCGGCTTCTTGGAAGGGCCGCCACCTGGATCTGTCGGACACGGAAGTCCGTTTGTTACTGGCTTTGTCCGGAGGTTACATCGTGAGCCAAAGGGAAATCCTCAATAGGGCGTGGGCAACGACCGAGATCGTTGGTGGGCGTGAAATGGTCAAGACGACCATCTATAGGTTGAGGCGGCAGCTGGCCAATCTGGAGGTTGAGGGCCTCGAAATCGAATCTCACAGGGGTCTAGGCTATTCCCTGAACGTTGAGGAATAGCTATTTCTTTGGCTGACCTCGTTCTTGGTGACAGCGTTGTTACCGAGTGTTACCTGGGG
This genomic window contains:
- a CDS encoding response regulator transcription factor, encoding MTKPVALIVDDEKQMTSIVSFALEVQGFDFHTAHNVADAWRILNTYSIDIVVLDVMMPSGSGIDLTHRIRTLSSSIPIILLTALGAEKDRIAGLEAGADDYVTKPFSPRELALRAQAIVRRSNSRSDHDFVEYGSLLIDRTRLAASWKGRHLDLSDTEVRLLLALSGGYIVSQREILNRAWATTEIVGGREMVKTTIYRLRRQLANLEVEGLEIESHRGLGYSLNVEE